From the genome of Arthrobacter sp. SLBN-122:
TCGAGGGTGAGTGGGATGAAGTGTTCGACGTCGTAAAGCGCGCCACCGAGGCAGTGGGCCGCTACGGCAGCCGCGTCTCACTGGTGATCAAGGCCGACATCAGGCCGGGATACAGCGGTGAGCTGACGGCAAAAGTGGACCGCCTCGAAAACGCGTTGGTACAGGAGTCCTGAGTCTGCGTGGCGGGGTTGAAGCGGACCGGCTGAAGTGTCTGGACCGCCGGAACGCCGCGTGCCAAACTGTGCCCATGTTCGAGCACAAACCCCGGCCGGAGTGGATTGCCACTGAGGAGTTCTTGTCCCGCACGGTGGTGCACCCGGATGATGCCGTCCAGCAGGCCATCCACACTGCGGCTGACGCCGGGATGCCCGCTATCGAGGTGGCGCCGAACGCCGGCAAGCTCCTGAAGCTGCTGGTCCAGCTGTCCGGCGCCCGCCGCATCCTGGAGATCGGGACCCTGGCAGGCTACAGCACCATCTGGATGGGCCGCGGGCTTCCGCACAACGGCAAGCTTGTCACGTGCGAATACCTTCCCCAGCACGCAGAGGTGGCGTGGGCCAACATCGACGCTGCCGGCTTGGGTGAAAGGGTGGAGATCCGC
Proteins encoded in this window:
- a CDS encoding O-methyltransferase → MFEHKPRPEWIATEEFLSRTVVHPDDAVQQAIHTAADAGMPAIEVAPNAGKLLKLLVQLSGARRILEIGTLAGYSTIWMGRGLPHNGKLVTCEYLPQHAEVAWANIDAAGLGERVEIRLGPALETLAALEEEDREPFDFIFIDADKQNNSRYLDWAVRLGRPGAVVVLDNTVWEGAVLDPDMDPVNAPGIIDALKLLGDHPRLDATVIQTVGSKGWDGFALARIT
- a CDS encoding thiamine-binding protein, giving the protein MLLAFSVAPSGVPSEGSRPNDASVHDAVAAAVKIVRESGLPNQTDSMFTTIEGEWDEVFDVVKRATEAVGRYGSRVSLVIKADIRPGYSGELTAKVDRLENALVQES